One genomic region from Opisthocomus hoazin isolate bOpiHoa1 chromosome Z, bOpiHoa1.hap1, whole genome shotgun sequence encodes:
- the NUDT12 gene encoding NAD-capped RNA hydrolase NUDT12 isoform X3, translating into MVDTFSAVLFSFVNLVDTMTDFEKNLHQDVISQLHNFAAAGDAARLKALLSHSPSLINAAADNGWTALMYGARNGHLEVVQILLEEGCDRSIVNKSRQTALDIAKFWGYKHIANLLANVKGGQRPNFLSNEVKEYENYFGLTLLDRRSDKRTDSEWLSKKQSHPTTVYILFSNLSPLVALGGGIENSQQPQVKLCRLYHKDVEQCMNQTEESTLIFLGVEVQFHMNLLAASHGRVLQEGVVAQARSVLAWHNRYRFCPTCGSATKIEEGGYKKTCLKEDCPSLQGVHNTSYPRVDPVVIMQVIHPDGNHCLLGRQKRFPPGMFTCLAGFVEPGETIEDAVRREVEEEAGVKVGHVQYVSCQPWPMPSSLMIGCLAVAVSTEIKVDKSEIEDARWFTREQVVEVLIKGNQRSFFVPPSQAIAHQLIKHWIGMNANL; encoded by the exons ATGGTGGATACGTTCTCAgcggttttgttttcttttgttaactTAGTTGACACAATGACGGACTTTGAAAAGAACCTCCATCAGGACGTGATTTCTCAGCTGCAtaattttgctgctgctggagatgcagccAGACTGAAAGCACTGCTCAGTCACTCTCCATCACTTATCAATGCAGCTGCAGATAACGGCTGGACAGCCCTGATGTATGGTGCCAGAAATGGACACCTTGAGGTTGTGCAGATTCTACTTGAAGAAGG gTGTGACAGGTCCATTGTTAATAAATCAAGGCAGACAGCTCTGGACATTGCTAAATTTTGGGGGTACAAGCACATAGCTAATTTGTTGGCTAATGTGAAGGGTGGACAGAGGCCTAATTTTCTGTCAAATGAAGTGAAAGAATATGAGAATTATTTTGGCTTGACACTTCTGGACAGGAGGAGTGATAAAAGAACAGATTCTGAGTGGCTAAGCAAAAAACAAAGCCATCCAACTACAGTATACATCCTCTTCTCAAATCTAAGTCCTTTGGTTGCTTTGGGTGGCGGAATAGAGAACTCCCAGCAGCCACAAGTAAAGCTCTGCAGGCTGTACCACAAGGATGTGGAGCAGTGCATGAACCAAACTGAAGAAAGCACCTTGATTTTTCTTGGAGTTGAAGTTCAGTTCCACATGAACCTGCTGGCTGCTAGCCATGGAAGAGTTCTGCAAGAAG GAGTAGTAGCCCAGGCTAGATCTGTTCTAGCATGGCACAACCGCTACCGATTCTGCCCAACATGTGGGAGTGCAACTAAGATTGAAGAAGGGGGTTACAAGAAAACTTGCTTAAAAGAAGATTGTCCCAGTCTCCAAGGTGTTCACAACACATCATATCCAAGAGTTG ATCCTGTTGTAATAATGCAAGTCATCCATCCAGATGGTAACCACTGCCTTTTAGGTAGGCAGAAGAGGTTTCCCCCAGGCATGTTTACCTGTCTTGCTGGATTTGTAGAACCTG GCGAAACAATAGAAGATGCTGTTCGAAGAGAAgtagaagaggaggctggagTCAAAGTTGGCCATGTTCAGTATGTCTCTTGTCAGCCATGGCCAATGCCCTCCTCCCTAATGATTGGCTGCTTAGCTGTTGCAGTGTCTACAGAAATTAAAGTTGACAAGAGTGAAATAGAGGACGCCCGCTGGTTCACTAGAGAACAG GTCGTGGAAGTTCTCATCAAGGGAAATCAGCGTTCTTTCTTTGTACCACCAAGTCAAGCTATTGCACACCAGTTGATAAAACACTGGATTGGAATGAATGCTAATCTTTAA
- the NUDT12 gene encoding NAD-capped RNA hydrolase NUDT12 isoform X2: MTDFEKNLHQDVISQLHNFAAAGDAARLKALLSHSPSLINAAADNGWTALMYGARNGHLEVVQILLEEGCDRSIVNKSRQTALDIAKFWGYKHIANLLANVKGGQRPNFLSNEVKEYENYFGLTLLDRRSDKRTDSEWLSKKQSHPTTVYILFSNLSPLVALGGGIENSQQPQVKLCRLYHKDVEQCMNQTEESTLIFLGVEVQFHMNLLAASHGRVLQEGEEDGLVAWFALSVDSASAEKFKQKHEDCYFLHPPMPALLQLPEKEAGVVAQARSVLAWHNRYRFCPTCGSATKIEEGGYKKTCLKEDCPSLQGVHNTSYPRVDPVVIMQVIHPDGNHCLLGRQKRFPPGMFTCLAGFVEPGETIEDAVRREVEEEAGVKVGHVQYVSCQPWPMPSSLMIGCLAVAVSTEIKVDKSEIEDARWFTREQVVEVLIKGNQRSFFVPPSQAIAHQLIKHWIGMNANL, from the exons ATGACGGACTTTGAAAAGAACCTCCATCAGGACGTGATTTCTCAGCTGCAtaattttgctgctgctggagatgcagccAGACTGAAAGCACTGCTCAGTCACTCTCCATCACTTATCAATGCAGCTGCAGATAACGGCTGGACAGCCCTGATGTATGGTGCCAGAAATGGACACCTTGAGGTTGTGCAGATTCTACTTGAAGAAGG gTGTGACAGGTCCATTGTTAATAAATCAAGGCAGACAGCTCTGGACATTGCTAAATTTTGGGGGTACAAGCACATAGCTAATTTGTTGGCTAATGTGAAGGGTGGACAGAGGCCTAATTTTCTGTCAAATGAAGTGAAAGAATATGAGAATTATTTTGGCTTGACACTTCTGGACAGGAGGAGTGATAAAAGAACAGATTCTGAGTGGCTAAGCAAAAAACAAAGCCATCCAACTACAGTATACATCCTCTTCTCAAATCTAAGTCCTTTGGTTGCTTTGGGTGGCGGAATAGAGAACTCCCAGCAGCCACAAGTAAAGCTCTGCAGGCTGTACCACAAGGATGTGGAGCAGTGCATGAACCAAACTGAAGAAAGCACCTTGATTTTTCTTGGAGTTGAAGTTCAGTTCCACATGAACCTGCTGGCTGCTAGCCATGGAAGAGTTCTGCAAGAAGGTGAAGAAGATGGGTTAGTTGCTTGGTTTGCTCTTAGTGTAGATTCTGCTTCTGCTGAGAAATTTAAACAGAAGCATGAGGACTGTTATTTTCTTCACCCACCAatgccagcactgctgcagctaCCTGAAAAAGAAGCTG GAGTAGTAGCCCAGGCTAGATCTGTTCTAGCATGGCACAACCGCTACCGATTCTGCCCAACATGTGGGAGTGCAACTAAGATTGAAGAAGGGGGTTACAAGAAAACTTGCTTAAAAGAAGATTGTCCCAGTCTCCAAGGTGTTCACAACACATCATATCCAAGAGTTG ATCCTGTTGTAATAATGCAAGTCATCCATCCAGATGGTAACCACTGCCTTTTAGGTAGGCAGAAGAGGTTTCCCCCAGGCATGTTTACCTGTCTTGCTGGATTTGTAGAACCTG GCGAAACAATAGAAGATGCTGTTCGAAGAGAAgtagaagaggaggctggagTCAAAGTTGGCCATGTTCAGTATGTCTCTTGTCAGCCATGGCCAATGCCCTCCTCCCTAATGATTGGCTGCTTAGCTGTTGCAGTGTCTACAGAAATTAAAGTTGACAAGAGTGAAATAGAGGACGCCCGCTGGTTCACTAGAGAACAG GTCGTGGAAGTTCTCATCAAGGGAAATCAGCGTTCTTTCTTTGTACCACCAAGTCAAGCTATTGCACACCAGTTGATAAAACACTGGATTGGAATGAATGCTAATCTTTAA
- the NUDT12 gene encoding NAD-capped RNA hydrolase NUDT12 isoform X1 translates to MVDTFSAVLFSFVNLVDTMTDFEKNLHQDVISQLHNFAAAGDAARLKALLSHSPSLINAAADNGWTALMYGARNGHLEVVQILLEEGCDRSIVNKSRQTALDIAKFWGYKHIANLLANVKGGQRPNFLSNEVKEYENYFGLTLLDRRSDKRTDSEWLSKKQSHPTTVYILFSNLSPLVALGGGIENSQQPQVKLCRLYHKDVEQCMNQTEESTLIFLGVEVQFHMNLLAASHGRVLQEGEEDGLVAWFALSVDSASAEKFKQKHEDCYFLHPPMPALLQLPEKEAGVVAQARSVLAWHNRYRFCPTCGSATKIEEGGYKKTCLKEDCPSLQGVHNTSYPRVDPVVIMQVIHPDGNHCLLGRQKRFPPGMFTCLAGFVEPGETIEDAVRREVEEEAGVKVGHVQYVSCQPWPMPSSLMIGCLAVAVSTEIKVDKSEIEDARWFTREQVVEVLIKGNQRSFFVPPSQAIAHQLIKHWIGMNANL, encoded by the exons ATGGTGGATACGTTCTCAgcggttttgttttcttttgttaactTAGTTGACACAATGACGGACTTTGAAAAGAACCTCCATCAGGACGTGATTTCTCAGCTGCAtaattttgctgctgctggagatgcagccAGACTGAAAGCACTGCTCAGTCACTCTCCATCACTTATCAATGCAGCTGCAGATAACGGCTGGACAGCCCTGATGTATGGTGCCAGAAATGGACACCTTGAGGTTGTGCAGATTCTACTTGAAGAAGG gTGTGACAGGTCCATTGTTAATAAATCAAGGCAGACAGCTCTGGACATTGCTAAATTTTGGGGGTACAAGCACATAGCTAATTTGTTGGCTAATGTGAAGGGTGGACAGAGGCCTAATTTTCTGTCAAATGAAGTGAAAGAATATGAGAATTATTTTGGCTTGACACTTCTGGACAGGAGGAGTGATAAAAGAACAGATTCTGAGTGGCTAAGCAAAAAACAAAGCCATCCAACTACAGTATACATCCTCTTCTCAAATCTAAGTCCTTTGGTTGCTTTGGGTGGCGGAATAGAGAACTCCCAGCAGCCACAAGTAAAGCTCTGCAGGCTGTACCACAAGGATGTGGAGCAGTGCATGAACCAAACTGAAGAAAGCACCTTGATTTTTCTTGGAGTTGAAGTTCAGTTCCACATGAACCTGCTGGCTGCTAGCCATGGAAGAGTTCTGCAAGAAGGTGAAGAAGATGGGTTAGTTGCTTGGTTTGCTCTTAGTGTAGATTCTGCTTCTGCTGAGAAATTTAAACAGAAGCATGAGGACTGTTATTTTCTTCACCCACCAatgccagcactgctgcagctaCCTGAAAAAGAAGCTG GAGTAGTAGCCCAGGCTAGATCTGTTCTAGCATGGCACAACCGCTACCGATTCTGCCCAACATGTGGGAGTGCAACTAAGATTGAAGAAGGGGGTTACAAGAAAACTTGCTTAAAAGAAGATTGTCCCAGTCTCCAAGGTGTTCACAACACATCATATCCAAGAGTTG ATCCTGTTGTAATAATGCAAGTCATCCATCCAGATGGTAACCACTGCCTTTTAGGTAGGCAGAAGAGGTTTCCCCCAGGCATGTTTACCTGTCTTGCTGGATTTGTAGAACCTG GCGAAACAATAGAAGATGCTGTTCGAAGAGAAgtagaagaggaggctggagTCAAAGTTGGCCATGTTCAGTATGTCTCTTGTCAGCCATGGCCAATGCCCTCCTCCCTAATGATTGGCTGCTTAGCTGTTGCAGTGTCTACAGAAATTAAAGTTGACAAGAGTGAAATAGAGGACGCCCGCTGGTTCACTAGAGAACAG GTCGTGGAAGTTCTCATCAAGGGAAATCAGCGTTCTTTCTTTGTACCACCAAGTCAAGCTATTGCACACCAGTTGATAAAACACTGGATTGGAATGAATGCTAATCTTTAA